One genomic window of Metopolophium dirhodum isolate CAU chromosome 4, ASM1992520v1, whole genome shotgun sequence includes the following:
- the LOC132943363 gene encoding bromodomain-containing protein 7, which translates to MSKRPTNFENNSRVTTNSTEPQNGEWKSEETNNPNENRQTLQQLLTHLLRALERRDPQQLFAWPVTDRIAPNYSRLISKPMDFETIRRSIQSDLYTSLNAFVADFKLMCENAMTYNQPETIYYKAAKRLLHAGLKLTGPEKLKTLLSALPGMANIPPSQLGFDITQEYHGDTSNDTIIENIERSSERLHDNDLLNQRKIISKFEAIPDNLTPDEILKQAQNAAKAASEKLATKNTKMGFLKQQNNGSTSLSILVPNDGINPETGERPVLLGSLIGKLSHGVGSIPGFREDRRNMVKTVKPLYYGAFGSYAPTYDSTFANLTKDESDLVLRTYGDEASAQYAESILNFTKDSDYAMTMADNLLDLMTGGDHRKTKRVLDDRKKQQVVLDDTKKSISQLHQPSSCQPLATSLINTGGTNTTTANHQTKTAPIQIDQLKSLSELGIDTKFIDYYQEQSVFQDRLDHVGGLLGRLQNVQNQRLSAPLPQHLSQIAHPSPQEIQLADKITESLAENLKRVPPSAVMSVTGVRKAMGIAQISHLELNQNNCHPPNLVNHGSSHQQTQVSLIGDGIQDRVEGVEGTVSGVDLESELREFLESDPTLTSFPLHDENDRTIEEILSES; encoded by the exons ATGTCAAAACGCcctacaaattttgaaaataacagtAGAGTCACAACAAATTCTACCGAGCCTCAGAATG gTGAATGGAAATCAGAAGAAACAAACAACCCAAATGAAAATCGGCAAACTTTGCAACAATTATTAACACATTTACTTAGAGCTTTGGAACGTAGAGATCCTCAACAATTATTTGCATGGCCAGTTACAGATCGTATTGCACCTAATTATTCCCGTCTTATATCTAAGCCAATGGACTTTGAAACAATTCGTCGAAGCATTCAAAGTGACCTTTATACTAGTTTGAATGCATTTGtt gcggattttaaattaatgtgtgAAAATGCCATGACATATAATCAACcagaaactatttattataaagcaGCTAAACGACTTCTTCATGCTGGTTTAAAATTAACTGGTccagaaaaattgaaaacactGTTATCTGCATTACCTGGAATGGCTAATATACCTCCATCACAGCTTGGCTTTGATATTACCCAAGAATATCATGGCGATACTTCGAATGATACAATTATCGAAAATATTGAGCGATCTTCTGAACGTTTGCATGATAATGACCTATTAAACCAacgaaaaattat atCAAAATTTGAGGCAATACCTGATAATTTGACACCAGATGAAATTCTTAAACAAGCACAAAATGCTGCTAAAGCAGCTTCTGAAAAATTGGCTACAAAAAATACaaag aTGGGATtcttaaaacaacaaaataatggaTCCACATCATTGTCAATTTTGGTGCCAAATGATGGAATCAATCCTGAAACAGGCGAAAGGCCTGTTCTCTTGGGATCATTAATTGGAAAACTGAGTCATGGAGTGGGGTCAATTCCAGGTTTTCGCGAAGACAGGCGTAACATGGTTAAAACTG taaaaccattatattatggGGCATTTGGTTCGTATGCTCCAACATATGATTCAACATTTGCCAATTTAACGAAAGACGAATCAGATTTAGTTTTGAGAACTTATGGCGATGAAGCTTCTGCACAGTATGCAGAAag cattttaaattttacaaaagacTCAGATTATGCAATGACCATGGCAGATAATTTGCTTGATTTAATGACTGGTGGTGATCATCGTAAAACAAAGCGTGTATTAGATGATCGAAAAAAGCAGCAAGTTGTTTTAGATGATACCAAGAAATCAATTAGTCAGTTACATCAACCTTCATCATGTCAACCCTTAGCAACTTCACTAATAAATACTGGAGGTACAAATACTACAACTGCAAACCATCAAACTAAAACTGCtccaatacaaattgatcagtTAAAATCATTATCAGAACTTGGAATTGATACAaaatttatagattattatc aaGAACAAAGTGTATTTCAAGATAGATTGGATCATGTTGGTGGATTGTTGGGACGTTTACAAAACGTGCAAAATCAACGACTGAGTGCTCCTCTTCCTCAACATCTTTCACAAATAGCACATCCATCTCCACAAGAAATTCAATTAG CGGATAAAATAACTGAATCCCTtgctgaaaatttaaaaagagtgCCACCATCAGCTGTGATGTCCGTCACAGGTGTACGTAAAGCAATGGGGATCGCACAAATATCCCATTTGGagttaaatcaaaataactGTCATCCCCCCAATTTAGTAAATCATGGATCCTCTCATCAACAGACACAG GTATCATTAATAGGAGATGGAATACAAGACCGTGTGGAAGGGGTTGAAGGTACTGTGTCTGGGGTTGATTTAGAATCTGAATTAAGAGAATTCCTTGAAAGTGATCCTACTCTAACTAGCTTTCCATTGCATGACGAAAATGATCGAACAATCGAAGAGATATTATCTGAATCATAA
- the LOC132942457 gene encoding fatty acid synthase-like: MSRQQAIELKIKTDREIALRAGRRLVKCDPGDEIVISGFSGSFPNSDGLPDFADNLFNKVDLISDDNRRWTIEHPEIPQRTGKLNQVNKFDAAFFGVHYKQAHTMDPMCRIILEKSYEAIVDSGNSPKSLKGSKTGVFVGACFSESEKTWFYEKLQVNGFGLTGCARAMLANRISYWLGVNGPSYSVDSACSSSLYALEHAYKAIRDGHCDSALVGGCNLCLHPYVSLQFARLGVLCTDGRCKSFDEAANGYVRSEAVCVLYLQKAKNAKRVYAKVVHAKTNCDGYKEQGITYPSGPLQQRLLEEFYEECEIKPSDLAWIEAHGTGTKVGDPEEVKALENVFCPGRTGPLLIGSVKSNIGHSEPASGLCSVAKVIIAMESGFIPPNINFNTPREDITAFYNGRINVVADKTPWNGGLVGINSFGFGGANCHVLLNWNNKSKINNGLPEDDLPRLVVASGRTEEAVTSLLNDFLSRSLDKEYVRLLQDVQAEQIPGHIYRGYTIIKKDCKANHSMDLQYYSGESRSVCFVFSGMGSQWTGMGTSLMQLPIFNESILKSHSILKEFGIDLVKIITSTDANILNNTVNSFVGIAAMQIALFDVLVAIGITPDIIIGHSIGELVCAYADGCLTSEQTIKVAYYYGLATLNSKIPLGAMAFVGIGYNQIKDLLPTNVVVAWHNSPDSCAISGLKESVEQFVLKLKSKDISTQMINVLNTPYHSTSIKKAIPSLLEYLKNIITNPKLRSEKWLSTSVPEEQWGEDKAKYCSAEYCANNLLNSVLFDETFEHVPKGSVLIELSPHGVLQDVLNRSHKTNITNVDLASRNHKDGIEYLLSAFGKIFEAGLNPKISNLYPDIEFPVSRGTPMIAPLVRWEHSEDWYVTMYRVQDKIKSGERNISISLKDEEHEYLSGHVIDGRNLFPATGYLVMAWETLALMRGELYSEVPVVFENVRFQRATNIPKDGNVEFIVMVQKGSGTFEVVESGAPVVTGRLYIPTDANNEMIDMPPHPDEPNDTDLNIKDIYKELRLRGYNYKGMFRSLNRVNLDATVGRVGWFNNWVAFMDNMLQIQILKEDTRALFVPTSLQKLFINVKKHATILQTLPEDKPEFPVYVYPEIDLIQAGGVEIRGLHANVIAKRKPLADPVIEKYTFVPNIIETGYTLEQIVRISLHLVIENLMGIKVKTVEILNKTFNPDVQILSPIILDVLADLPLIQPEVSILSDGTHPQLKEIGSNITVEDKKLSPDQSVLFAVGSGVLQDSNFLEQVFATLKPGGFLLTREKLNVEYSHDSVEVCLDASLEQERLMLVRKPLGQNIVPIVVKISSTEFSWLPVLQKLLKADDASVSQKIVLVGEKDPTNGIVGLLNCIRKEPGGDRVRCVFILDKCAPSFSLDEPLYKKQLNKDLILNVYKNKVWGSYRHLLLEPPSLIEVQHSCVNTSIRGDLSSLKWFQGSIVPFTKQPAESDLAHVYYTALNFRDIMLATAKLAPEVIARGRINQESVIGFEYSGRLESGERIMGMITSRALTNILVYDKYLSWKVPDSWSLEEAATVPVVYGTVIYALIVSGRMKRGDSVLIHAGTGGVGQAAITIALYYECEIFTTVGTAEKREFIKTHFPQIPESHIGNSRDSSFEQMIMMETDGKGVDMVLNSLAEEKLLASVRCLATGGRFLEIGKFDLANNSMIGMELFLKEISFHGVMLDTLFDSPNEWKQVFQRQVQENIDSGAIRPLVRTVFESDQVEPAFRYMAAGKHIGKVLIKIRDEEEDRFIKPQSINVKAYPRVTFDKNSSCIICGGLGGFGLELADWMVLRNSRNIILTTRTGIRNGYQALRKRVWESYGANVVISTADITTEEGVKQLLNEANKLGPVSTIFNLAVVLKDALFENQTEEDFKASAGPKAIATSLLDKYSRTMCPELKHFVIFSSVSCGRGNAGQTNYGMSNSVMERICEIRHSEGLPALAVEWGAVGEVGLVADMAEDNQEVVIGGTLQQKIGNCLEILDDLLTQKNNPIVSSMVVAEKRASSSNAGTIVDTVINILGLRDLKTISLHSTLAELGMDSMMAVEIKQTLERQFEVFLTPQDIRSMTFAKLQEIGSSDDKEKEADFEPKSIAQMPDVGLGYLIRAIGEESSAYNSVMRIPSLCEDGSVVEQPTTKLNTLFVIPGLEGISSIMEPLSKNLNMQVLCLQYDILGTASTIEEMAATHYTLIQERLAADQEFSIVGYSFGGLIAIEVLKMLEKNNRTGQLWLIDSAPQFLKMTTELAIRGDKTQDQEIQVQLILRFLDLVWPHNKTKFTTELYQINSWNERLNYFIEQVPDDVVYSKDYQKQLLNCAYIKLKAIINYDGKPNGSLKTRTLLIRPTEQVLPISEDYGLSEYFNSAVMVHFVEGNHYSILENKKVAELISQSSSSKDL, translated from the exons ATGTCGCGACAACAAGCTATTGAGCTTAAGATTAAAACAGATAGGGAGATAGCGTTGAGGGCAGGCCGCCGTTTGGTAAAATGTGATCCAGGCGATGAAATCGTCATATCAGGGTTTTCTGGATCTTTTCCAAACTCTGACGGTCTTCCAGATTTTGCAGACAATCTTTTCAACAAAGTGGACTTAATATCTGATGATAACAGAAGATGGACAATtg aacacCCGGAAATACCACAGCGAACTGGAAAACTGAATCAAGTAAATAAGTTCGACGCGGCATTTTTTGGGGTTCATTATAAACAAGCCCATACTATGGATCCTATGTGTCGTATAATTTTGGAAAAATCTTATGAGGCAATTGTGGACTCAG gcAATTCTCCGAAGTCATTAAAAGGATCGAAAACAGGAGTGTTTGTTGGAGCATGCTTCAGTGAGTCAGAAAAAACTTGGTTTTATGAAAAACTTCAAGTTAATGGATTTGGACTTACTGGTTGTGCTCGAGCTATGCTAGCTAATAGGATATCTTATTGGTTAGGTGTAAATG GTCCTAGCTATTCAGTAGATTCTGCTTGTTCTTCAAGTTTATATGCATTGGAACACGCTTATAAGGCGATTCGAGATGGACACTGTGATTCTGCACTTGTTGGAGGATGTAACTTGTGTCTCCATCCATACGTATCTCTGCAATTTGCGCGTTTGGGTGTACTTTGTACGGATGGTCGGTGTAAATCTTTTGACGAAGCAGCTAATGGGTATGTTAGATCAGAAGCAGTTTGTGTTCTGTACTTACAAAAAGCAAAAAATGCTAAACGAGTTTATGCAAAAGTTGTGCATGCTAAAACAAACTGTGATGGGTATAAAGAGCAAGGAATAACTTATCCTTCGGGACCATTACAACAAAGGTTATTAGAAGAGTTTTACGAAGAGTGTGAAATAAAGCCGAGTGATTTAGCTTGGATAGAAGCACATGGAACAGGGACTAAA GTTGGTGATCCAGAAGAAGTGAAAGCTCTAGAAAATGTGTTTTGTCCTGGCCGTACAGGACCATTATTGATTGGTTCTGTGAAATCTAACATTGGTCATTCAGAACCTGCCTCTGGTTTATGTTCTGTAGCAAAAGTTATCATAGCTATGGAATCTGGTTTTATACCtccaaatataaattttaacactCCACGAGAGGACATTACAGCATTTTATAACGGTCGTATAAATGTGGTGGCTGATAAGACACCTTGGAATGGTGGTTTAGTTGGTATTAATTCATTTGGTTTTGGTGGTGCTAATTGTCACGTATTACTTAATTGgaacaataaaagtaaaattaacaaCGGGCTTCCGGAAGACGATTTACCTAGATTAGTAGTAGCATCTGGTAGAACCGAAGAAGCTGTAACCAGTTTATTAAACGAT ttctTGTCAAGATCATTGGATAAAGAATATGTGCGTTTATTACAAGATGTTCAAGCAGAGCAGATTCCTGGGCATATTTACAGAGGATATACTATCATAAAAAAAGATTGCAAAGCAAACCACTCAATGGATTTACAA tattattccGGTGAATCACGTTCTGTATGTTTCGTGTTTTCTGGAATGGGTTCTCAATGGACTGGCATGGGTACATCATTGATGCAATTACCAATTTTCAATGAATCAATTTTAAAGAGTCatagtattttaaaagaatttggAATTgacttagtaaaaataattactagcACTGAtgctaatatattaaacaatacagTTAACTCGTTTGTGGGAATTGCAGCCAtgcaa attgcATTGTTTGATGTGTTGGTTGCTATTGGAATTACTCCAGACATTATTATTGGACATTCAATCGGGGAATTAGTGTGTGCTTATGCTGATGGCTGTTTAACATCTGAACAGACTATAAAAGTTGCTTATTACTATGGCTTAGCTACATTAAATTCAAAGATTCCTTTAGGTGCAATGGCGTTTGTTGGTATTGgatataatcaaattaaagaCTTACTTCCAACAAATGTTGTAGTAGCTTGGCATAACTCGCCAGATAGTTGCGCTATATCTGGTCTAAAAGAATCTGTTGAACAGTTTgttcttaaattaaaatcaaaagatATTTCAACGCAAATGATAAATGTACTAAATACTCCATATCATTCAACATCAATTAAAAAAGCAATCCCATCATTATTAGaatatctgaaaaatattataacaaatccTAAACTACGGTCGGAAAAATGGTTAAGTACATCAGTACCAGAAGAACAATGGGGCGAAGATAAAGCTAAATATTGTTCTGCCGAATATTGTgcaaataatttactaaatagtGTATTATTTGATGAAACATTTGAACATGTGCCAAAGGGGTCTGTATTAATTGAATTATCTCCGCATGGTGTTCTCCAAGATGTATTAAACCGAtcacacaaaacaaatattaccaATGTAGATTTAGCTTCTAGGAATCATAAAGATGGAATTGAGTATCTACTGTCAGCTTTTGGAaa aATATTTGAAGCTGGTCTCAATCCAAAAATCAGTAATCTTTACCCGGATATCGAGTTTCCGGTTAGCCGAGGTACTCCAATGATTGCACCTTTAGTACGATGGGAGCATTCAGAAGATTGGTACGTGACAATGTATCGTGTTcaagataaaattaaatctgGTGAACGAAATATTTCGATTTCGTTAAAAGATGAAGAACATGAGTATTTATCTGGTCACGTGATTGATGGTAGAAATTTATTCCCAGCAACCGgatatttg GTAATGGCATGGGAAACACTTGCTTTGATGCGAGGAGAACTATACTCTGAAGTACCAgttgtatttgaaaatgttcgttTCCAAAGAGCAACAAATATTCCAAAAGATGGAAATGTAGAGTTTATTGTAATGGTACAAAAAGGCAGTGGTACGTTTGAGGTAGTTGAAAGTGGAGCACCTGTTGTTACTGGTCGTTTGTACATTCCTACCGATGCCAACAACGAGATGATCGACATGCCTCCGCATCCAGACGAACCAAATGAtacagatttaaatataaaagatatttaCAAAGAATTAAGACTCCGAGGTTATAACTATAAAGGAATGTTTAGAAGTTTAAATAGAGTAAATCTTGATG caACTGTTGGAAGAGTTGGTTGGTTTAATAATTGGGTTGCATTCATGGATAATAtgttacaaatacaaatattaaaagaagACACAAGAGCCCTTTTTGTGCCTACTTCATTACAgaaactttttataaatgtgaaaaaacACGCCACAATCTTACAAACTCTCCCGGAAGATAAACCGG AGTTCCCTGTTTACGTGTACCCAGAAATAGATCTTATTCAAGCTGGCGGTGTAGAAATTCGAGGACTTCACGCAAATGTAATTGCTAAAAGGAAGCCTTTAGCTGATCCAGTTATAGAGAAATATACATTTGTtccaaatattattgaaacg ggcTATACACTGGAACAAATAGTGCGCATTTCTTTGCATTTAGTAATTGAAAACCTCATGGGCATTAAAGTAAAAACtgtagaaattttaaataaaacttttaaccCGGATGTACAAATTCTTAGCCCCATCATACTTGATGTCTTAGCTGATCTACCACTCATacag CCTGAAGTATCTATTCTATCGGATGGGACTCACCCTCAATTGAAGGAAATAGGATCCAATATAACAGTGGAAGATAAAAAATTATCTCCAGATCAATCGGTATTATTTGCTGTGGGCTCAGGAGTTCTACAAGATTCTAACTTCCTGGAACAAGTTTTTGCGACTCTTAAACCAGGTGGATTTTTACTGACACGTGAGAAATTAAATGTCGAATACTCACATGATTCTGTAGAAGTGTGTCTAGATGCTTCCTTAGAACAGGAACGATTAATGCTTGTTAGAAag CCTTTGGGGCAAAACATTGTCCCAATCGTTGTTAAAATATCGAGTACTGAGTTTTCGTGGTTACCTGTattacaaaaactattaaaagcCGATGATGCATCTGTAAGCCAAAAAATTGTTCTTGTCGGCGAAAAAGATCCTACAAATGGTATAGTTGGACTATTAAATTGTATCAGAAAAGAACCAGGTGGTGACAGAGttag atgTGTATTTATATTGGACAAATGTGCACCAAGCTTTTCTTTGGACGAACCCTTATATAAGAAACAATTAAACaaagatttaatattaaacgtttacAAGAATAAAGTTTGGGGATCGTACAGACATTTATTATTAGAACCTCCGTCTTTAATCGAAGTTCAACATAGTTGTGTTAATACCTCAATCCGCGGCGATTTGTCTTCTTTAAAATGGTTTCAGGGATCCATTGTTCCATTTACAAAACAACCAGCTGAATCGGATCTAGCGCATGTTTATTATACTGCTTTGAACTTTAGAGATATTATGTTAGCTACTGCTAAACTAGCTCCTGAAGTTATAGCAAGAGGTCGCATTAATCAAGAAAGTGTAATCGGTTTTGAATATTCCGGTAGGCTCGAGAGTGGAGAGAGAATTATGGGAATGATTACGTCACGAGCTTTAACAAATATACttgtatatgataaatatttgtcATGGAAAGTACCGGATAGTTGGTCATTAGAAGAAGCGGCAACTGTACCAGTAGTTTATGGAACA gtaATATACGCTTTGATTGTCAGTGGTCGAATGAAACGTGGTGATTCAGTACTTATCCACGCCGGAACTGGCGGAGTTGGTCAAGCTGCTATAACTATAGCACTTTATTATGAATGCGAAATTTTTACAACAGTTGGAACGGCAGAAAAAAGGGAGTTTATCAAAACCCATTTCCCAcag ATCCCTGAAAGCCATATTGGAAATTCAAGAGATTCATCATTTGAGCAAATGATAATGATGGAAACTGATGGAAAAGGTGTTGATATGGTATTGAATTCATTAGCTGAAGAAAAACTTTTAGCTTCAGTCAGATGTTTAGCAACTGGAGGTCGATTTTTAGAAATAGGAAAATTCGATTTAGCAAACAACAGCATGATAG gcatggaattatttttaaaagaaattagtTTCCACGGTGTTATGTTGGACACATTGTTTGATAGTCCAAATGAATGGAAGCAAGTATTCCAACGTCAAGTACAAGAAAATATTGATTCTGGAGCGATAAGACCATTAGTGCGCACAGTTTTTGAAAGCGATCAGGTAGAACCAGCTTTTAGGTACATGGCTGCAGGTAAACATATTGGTAAAGTATTGATAAAAATCAGAGATGAAGAAGAAGATCGTTTTATTAAACCACAGTCTATAAATGTAAAGGCATACCCAAGAGTAACGTTTGACAAGAATTCGTCTTGTATTATTTgcg GTGGTCTGGGAGGTTTTGGTCTTGAACTTGCTGACTGGATGGTTTTGAGAAATTCGAGAAATATCATTCTTACTACAAGAACAGGTATACGTAATGGATACCAAGCATTGAGAAAACGCGTATGGGAATCGTATGGAGCTAACGTGGTAATTTCAACTGCTGATATTACTACAGAAGAAGGAGTTAAACAATTGCTTAACGAAGCAAATAAGTTGGGACCAGTTTCTACTATTTTTAATCTCGCTGTa GTTTTGAAAGATGCTTTGTTTGAAAATCAAACAGAAGAAGATTTTAAAGCATCAGCTGGACCAAAAGCTATTGCAACGTCATTGCTCGATAAATATTCTAGAACAATGTGTCCGGAGTtgaaacattttgtaattttttcgaGCGTAAGCTGTGGTCGTGGTAACGCTGGACAAACTAATTATGGTATGTCCAATTCGGTAATGGAAAGAATATGTGAAATTCGTCATTCAGAAGGATTGCCCGCTTTGGCTGTTGAATGGGGAGCTGTTGGTGAAGTGGGTCTTGTAGCTGATATGGCTGAAGACAATCAAGAGGTAGTCATTGGTGGTACTTTACAACAAAAAATTGGCAATTGCTTAGAAATATTGGATGATTTGTTAACTCAGAAAAATAACCCTATTGTCTCGAGCATGGTAGTTGCCGAGAAACGTGCATCTAGTAGTAATGCAGGCACTATTGTTGATACTGTAATTAACATACTTGGTCTTAgggatttaaaaacaattagtttACATTCAACCTTGGCAGAATTGGGTATGGATTCAATGATGGCTGTTGAAATCAAACAGACATTGGAAAGAcaatttgaagtatttttaacGCCTCAAGACATCAGAAGTATGACATTTGCAAAATTGCAAGAAATCGGATCGTCGGATGATAAAGAAAAGGAAGCCGATTTTGAACCAAAGTCAATTGCTCAAATGCCTGATGTAGGATTGGGTTATCTTATTCGAGCTATAGGAGAAGAATCTTCTGCTTATAATTCTGTTATGCGTATCCCATCTTTATGTGAAGATGGTTCTGTAGTCGAACAACCTACTACAAAACTAAACACATTATTCGTTATACCCGGCCTTGAAGGTATTTCATCAATTATGGAACCTTtatccaaaaatttaaatatgcaagtcttatgtttacaatatgatattttgGGCACTGCATCTACTATTGAAGAAATGGCTGCTACTCATTATACa TTAATCCAAGAACGATTGGCGGCTGATCAAGAATTTTCAATTGTGGGCTATTCATTTGGTGGACTTATTGCCATTGAGGTTTTAAAAATGctggaaaaaaataatcgtaCAGGTCAACTGTGGTTGATTGATAGTGCTccacaatttttgaaaatgaccACTGAATTAGCAATTCGTGGTGATAAGACACAAGACCAAGAAATTCAAGTACAACTAATACTGAGGTTCCTCGATTTAGTTTGGCCTCACAATAAAACTAAA tttacGACTGAATTGTACCAAATAAATTCATGGAATGaacgtttaaattatttcattgaacaaGTCCCTGATGATGTTGTATACAGTAAAGACTATCAAAAACAATTGTTAAATTGTGCTTATATTAAGTTGAAGGCAATCATTAATTATGATGGAAAACCTAACGGTAGCTTAAAAACTCGTACTTTGTTAATACGCCCCACCGAACAAGTTTTACCAATATCCGAAGATTATGGACTCTCGGAg tattttaattcgGCAGTCATGGTACACTTTGTTGAAGGAaatcattattcaatattagaaaataaaaaagttgcTGAACTTATTTCGCAGTCCTCGTCATCCAAAGATTTATAG